A portion of the Lolium rigidum isolate FL_2022 chromosome 1, APGP_CSIRO_Lrig_0.1, whole genome shotgun sequence genome contains these proteins:
- the LOC124698571 gene encoding RNA polymerase I-specific transcription initiation factor RRN3-like, whose translation MGADLLRYDGMEDEEEVWHRSDLAAFRHVEKVLQATRMDPNLVDQSVMTQYYKLVHIIDQNKRKTADDEALRLTTLKALSEAVSKFDIMYHHSLLNTIFSISIWFLQRHTMDVFLDLITRLAAVADQYLRECLQMLVNNFTPPFLVKNELPPWAGPRKKDIHFRLCESLKTISDTVPLAPMMLRDIIDRSMPKLFENKAKMISFVECMLGLDTERMGDLIGAVLLAKVVELLTELDVSITWEDILQEEHNIGIFDMEFEDLDGDEDEDVLGQAGTKVLFGGNQCADKLDGLMVVVCEHLKSCAERGYLPKEYDILQTIFRASVLRVHRSKFAQFIMFYACSLDPEICGPQFAVFLTDIVIKREEDAISRMSAVSYVGSYLSRARFISANTVVAILERLVRWCVNYCDHQKTSGTAAIPNHQIFFATCQAVMYVLCFRLRSILDCKNLKPRLFDMPFGFLLTHPLEPLKVCLPSIVNEFLRQAKDADLFNAFKDSALNDAIESDLSRTFGGIGRLDMFFPFDPYLLKESDRYMRPNFEFWSMVKTTYIDDKEDYDDELEDLDGPGMDDGSSDDDNPEVNNDPDDLDIPMDKMSITPCDSYFRQFAKESHAGPSMPAKIRPSVSPPS comes from the exons ATGGGGGCGGACCTGCTGCGGTACGACGGcatggaggacgaggaggaggtgtgGCACAGAAGCGACCTCGCGGCCTTCCGCCATGTCGAGAAAGTGCTCCAGGCCACGCGGATG GATCCGAATCTAGTTGACCAAAGTGTTATGACGCAATATTATAAGTTGGTACACATTATAGACCAGAACAAGAGAAAAACTGCTGATGACGAGGCTTTGCGTTTG ACGACTCTGAAGGCATTATCGGAAGCAGTATCAAAATTTGACATCATGTACCATCATTCGCTTTTGAACACT ATATTTTCCATCTCCATCTGGTTCCTACAAAGACATACAATGGATGTTTTCTTGGATCTGATAACCAGATTG GCTGCAGTGGCTGACCAGTATCTCAGAGAATGTTTGCAGATGCTTGTGAACAACTTTACTCCCCCCTTTCTTGTGAAAAATGAGCTGCCTCCATGGGCGGGTCCAAGGAAGAAGGATATTCATTTTCGTTTGTGCGAGAGTTTAAAAACAATCTCTGACACTGTACCCTTAGCACCCATGATGTTGAGGGATATAATCGATAGAAGTATGCCAAAGTTATTTGAAAATAAAGCT AAGATGATCTCATTTGTTGAGTGCATGTTGGGGCTAGATACTGAAAGAATGGGGGACCTTATTGGGGCTGTTTTATTGGCGAAAGTTGTGGAGCTACTTACAGAATTGGAT GTTAGTATAACTTGGGAAGATATTCTTCAAGAGGAACATAACATTGGTATATTTGACATGGAGTTTGAAGATTtggatggtgatgaggatgaggatgtcCTTGGACaagcaggaacaaag GTCCTTTTTGGAGGAAATCAATGTGCCGACAAGCTTGATGGTTTAATGGTTGTTGTATGCGAGCACCTTAAGTCATGTGCAGAGCGTGGGTACCTACCTAAG GAATATGACATTCTGCAGACTATATTTCGAGCATCTGTGCTGAGGGTGCACCGGTCAAAATTTGCCCAG TTTATCATGTTCTATGCATGCTCACTAGATCCTGAAATATGTGGCCCTCAGTTTGCTGTTTTTCTTACTGATATTGTTATAAAGAGGGAAGAGGATGCAATTTCAAG AATGTCTGCAGTTTCGTATGTTGGAAGCTACTTGTCGCGGGCAAGGTTTATTTCTGCTAATACAGTTGTCGCTATACTTGAAAG ATTAGTGCGTTGGTGTGTTAACTATTGTGACCATCAGAAGACCAGTGGGACCGCAGCTATTCCAAATCATCAAATATTTTTCGCGACCTGTCAG GCTGTGATGTATGTCCTTTGCTTTCGCTTGAGATCTATTCTGGATTGCAAAAATCTTAAACCACGGCTTTTTGACATGCCTTTTGGATTTCTTTTGACCCATCCACTGGAACCTCTAAAG GTGTGCTTGCCTTCGATAGTAAACGAGTTCCTAAGACAGGCCAAAGATGCTGACTTGTTCAATGCGTTTAAGGATTCAGCACTGAATGATGCAATTGAATCTGATTTGTCGAGGACTTTTGGAGGAATTGGTAGACTTGACATGTTCTTCCCATTCGATCCTTATTTGCTAAAAGAATCTGACAG ATATATGCGCCCAAATTTTGAGTTCTGGTCCATGGTCAAGACAACATACATTGATGATAAGGAAGATTACGACGATGAGCTCGAGGATCTTGATGGCCCTGGAATGGATGATGGCAGCTCGGATGATGATAATCCTGAGGTCAACAATGACCCCGATGACTTGGATATCCCGATGGATAAGATGTCTATAACTCCATGTGATTCTTACTTTCGTCAATTTGCCAAGGAAAGCCATGCTGGCCCTAGCATGCCTGCAAAGATCAGACCTTCAGTGAGCCCTCCATCATGA